The nucleotide sequence ACTGCTTttgaagctcttcccacactcagggcacttgtagggtctctctcctgtgtggacaCGTTGGTGGCTGATGAGttcacttctgcttttgaagCCCTTCTtacactcagggcacttgtagggtctctctcctgtgtggatgcgctggtggacAGTGAGTTCAATACTGCTTttgaagctcttcccacactcaaagcacttgtagggtctctctcctgtgtggacaCGTTGGTGGCTGATGAGttcacttctgcttttgaagctcttcccacactcagcgcacttgtagggtctctctcctgtgtggatgcgctggtggcgGATGAGATGGGTATTCCTTTTGAAGCTCTTCtcacactcagggcacttgtagggtctctctgCTGTGTGGACAAGCTGGTGGGTGATGAGATGGGTACTCCTTttgaagcccttcccacactcagggcacttcAAGCAGTTCTCTCCTCTGTGCATGCGCTGATGGACAATGAGATCAGAACTCCTTCTGAAGCTCTTTGCACAATCACAACACTTGCATAGTCTCTCCCCAGGCCGAATACTTTCATGGTTAACACGGCTGGAATACCTCTTAAAGCTTTTCCCAGACTCATCACACCgattctgccttttcttctggcACTCTTCCTTGCGCCTTAGGACTTCCAGCTGCTCCttacctgtgctgcagccctgcgcGTTCCTCACTCTCTTTCCTGAATGGTTTCCCAGTGCCTTCTTCAAGTGCTCTCCTTGCTCCAGGCCCCCACGGACATCCCTTCgcatttcttccacagagaCACTACCCCAATGCCTTTCGGCCACACCACCTTTCTGCAGATCCTCCTTTCTATTTGTGATCCCACCTCCTCCTGGATGACACAGGACATTCAGAAATAGCACACCATGCCCCACATGTAGCCCAGCCACAGATGACTTTTGCCGgcccccacctcctccttccctccaccaCCTCACCTGGGCAAACGTCTTCTGCCACGACCTCTGGGCTGTGCACAGCTGGGATCCAGggctcttcccctccttccagcTGGGAGATCACCATGGGTTTGGGGGCTGGAAGTGGAGCTTCAANNNNNNNNNNNNNNNNNNNNNNNNNNNNNNNNNNNNNNNNNNNNNNNNNNNNNNNNNNNNNNNNNNNNNNNNNNNNNNNNNNNNNNNNNNNNNNNNNNNNNNNNNNNNNNNNNNNNNNNNNNNNNNNNNNNNNNNNNNNNNNNNNNNNNNNNNNNNNNNNNNNNNNNNNNNNNNNNNNNNNNNNNNNNNNNNNNNNNNNNNNNNNNNNNNNNNNNNNNNNNNNNNNNNNNNNNNNNNNNNNNNNNNNNNNNNNNNNNNNNNNNNNNNNNNNNNNNNNNNNNNNNNNNNNNNNNNNNNNNNNNNNNNNNNNNNNNNNNNNNNNNNNNNNNNNNNNNNNNNNNNNNNNNNNNNNNNNNNNNNNNNNNNNNNNNNNNNNNNNNNNNNNNNNNNNNNNNNNNNNNNNNNNNNNNNNNNNNNNNNNNNNNNNNNNNNNNNNNNNNNNNNNNNNNNNNNNNNNNNNNNNNNNNNNNNNNNNNNNNNNNNNNNNNNNNNNNNNNNNNNNNNNNNNNNNNNNNNNNNNNNNNNNNNNNNNNNNNNNNNNNNNNNNNNNNNNNNNNNNNNNNNNNNNNNNNNNNNNNNNNNNNNNNNNNNNNNNNNNNNNNNNNNNNNNNNNNNNNNNNNNNNNNNNNNNNNNNNNNNNNNNNNNNNNNNNNNNNNNNNNNNNNNNNNNNNNNNNNNNNNNNNNNNNNNNNNNNNNNNNNNNNNNNNNNNNNNNNNNNNNNNNNNNNNNNNNNNNNNNNNNNNNNNNNNNNNNNNNNNNNNNNNNNNNNNNNNNNNNNNNNNNNNNNNNNNNNNNNNNNNNNNNNNNNNNNNNNNNNNNNNNNNNNNNNNNNNNNNNNNNNNNNNNNNNNNNNNNNNNNNNNNNNNNNNNNNNNNNNNNNNNNNNNNNNNNNNNNNNNNNNNNNNNNNNNNNNNNNNNNNNNNNNNNNNNNNNNNNNNNNNNNNNNNNNNNNNNNNNNNNNNNNNNNNNNNNNNNNNNNNNNNNNNNNNNNNNNNNNNNNNNNNNNNNNNNNNNNNNNNNNNNNNNNNNNNNNNNNNNNNNNNNNNNNNNNNNNNNNNNNNNNNNNNNNNNNNNNNNNNNNNNNNNNNNNNNNNNNNNNNNNNNNNNNNNNNNNNNNNNNNNNNNNNNNNNNNNNNNNNNNNNNNNNNNNNNNNNNNNNNNNNNNNNNNNNNNNNNNNNNNNNNNNNNNNNNNNNNNNNNNNNNNNNNNNNNNNNNNNNNNNNNNNNNNNNNNNNNNNNNNNNNNNNNNNNNNNNNNNNNNNNNNNNNNNNNNNNNNNNNNNNNNNNNNNNNNNNNNNNNNNNNNNNNNNNNNNNNNNNNNNNNNNNNNNNNNNNNNNNNNNNNNNNNNNNNNNNNNNNNNNNNNNNNNNNNNNNNNNNNNNNNNNNNNNNNNNNNNNNNNNNNNNNNNNNNNNNNNNNNNNNNNNNNNNNNNNNNNNNNNNNNNNNNNNNNNNNNNNNNNNNNNNNNNNNNNNNNNNNNNNNNNNNNNNNNNNNNNNNNNNNNNNNNNNNNNNNNNNNNNNNNNNNNNNNNNNNNNNNNNNNNNNNNNNNNNNNNNNNNNNNNNNNNNNNNNNNNNNNNNNNNNNNNNNNNNNNNNNNNNNNNNNNNNNNNNNNNNNNNNNNNNNNNNNNNNNNNNNNNNNNNNNNNNNNNNNNNNNNNNNNNNNNNNNNNNNNNNNNNNNNNNNNNNNNNNNNNNNNNNNNNNNNNNNNNNNNNNNNNNNNNNNNNNNNNNNNNNNNNNNNNNNNNNNNNNNNNNNNNNNNNNNNNNNNNNNNNNNNNNNNNNNNNNNNNNNNNNNNNNNNNNNNNNNNNNNNNNNNNNNNNNNNNNNNNNNNNNNNNNNNNNNNNNNNNNNNNNNNNNNNNNNNNNNNNNNNNNNNNNNNNNNNNNNNNNNNNNNNNNNNNNNNNNNNNNNNNNNNNNNNNNNNNNNNNNNNNNNNNNNNNNNNNNNNNNNNNNNNNNNNNNNNNNNNNNNNNNNNNNNNNNNNNNNNNNNNNNNNNNNNNNNNNNNNNNNNNNNNNNNNNNNNNNNNNNNNNNNNNNNNNNNNNNNNNNNNNNNNNNNNNNNNNNNNNNNNNNNNNNNNNNNNNNNNNNNNNNNNNNNNNNNNNNNNNNNNNNNNNNNNNNNNNNNNNNNNNNNNNNNNNNNNNNNNNNNNNNNNNNNNNNNNNNNNNNNNNNNNNNNNNNNNNNNNNNNNNNNNNNNNNNNNNNNNNNNNNNNNNNNNNNNNNNNNNNNNNNNNNNNNNNNNNNNNNNNNNNNNNNNNNNNNNNNNNNNNNNNNNNNNNNNNNNNNNNNNNNNNNNNNNNNNNNNNNNNNNNNNNNNNNNNNNNNNNNNNNNNNNNNNNNNNNNNNNNNNNNNNNNNNNNNNNNNNNNNNNNNNNNNNNNNNNNNNNNNNNNNNNNNNNNNNNNNNNNNNNNNNNNNNNNNNNNNNNNNNNNNNNNNNNNNNNNNNNNNNNNNNNNNNNNNNNNNNNNNNNNNNNNNNNNNNNNNNNNNNNNNNNNNNNNNNNNNNNNNNNNNNNNNNNNNNNNNNNNNNNNNNNNNNNNNNNNNNNNNNNNNNNNNNNNNNNNNNNNNNNNNNNNNNNNNNNNNNNNNNNNNNNNNNNNNNNNNNNNNNNNNNNNNNNNNNNNNNNNNNNNNNNNNNNNNNNNNNNNNNNNNNNNNNNNNNNNNNNNNNNNNNNNNNNNNNNNNNNNNNNNNNNNNNNNNNNNNNNNNNNNNNNNNNNNNNNNNNNNNNNNNNNNNNNNNNNNNNNNNNNNNNNNNNNNNNNNNNNNNNNNNNNNNNNNNNNNNNNNNNNNNNNNNNNNNNNNNNNNNNNNNNNNNNNNNNNNNNNNNNNNNNNNNNNNNNNNNNNNNNNNNNNNNNNNNNNNNNNNNNNNNNNNNNNNNNNNNNNNNNNNNNNNNNNNNNNNNNNNNNNNNNNNNNNNNNNNNNNNNNNNNNNNNNNNNNNNNNNNNNNNNNNNNNNNNNNNNNNNNNNNNNNNNNNNNNNNNNNNNNNNNNNNNNNNNNNNNNNNNNNNNNNNNNNNNNNNNNNNNNNNNNNNNNNNNNNNNNNNNNNNNNNNNNNNNNNNNNNNNNNNNNNNNNNNNNNNNNNNNNNNNNNNNNNNNNNNNNNNNNNNNNNNNNNNNNNNNNNNNNNNNNNNNNNNNNNNNNNNNNNNNNNNNNNNNNNNNNNNNNNNNNNNNNNNNNNNNNNNNNNNNNNNNNNNNNNNNNNNNNNNNNNNNNNNNNNNNNNNNNNNNNNNNNNNNNNNNNNNNNNNNNNNNNNNNNNNNNNNNNNNNNNNNNNNNNNNNNNNNNNNNNNNNNNNNNNNNNNNNNNNNNNNNNNNNNNNNNNNNNNNNNNNNNNNNNNNNNNNNNNNNNNNNNNNNNNNNNNNNNNNNNNNNNNNNNNNNNNNNNNNNNNNNNNNNNNNNNNNNNNNNNNNNNNNNNNNNNNNNNNNNNNNNNNNNNNNNNNNNNNNNNNNNNNNNNNNNNNNNNNNNNNNNNNNNNNNNNNNNNNNNNNNNNNNNNNNNNNNNNNNNNNNNNNNNNNNNNNNNNNNNNNNNNNNNNNNNNNNNNNNNNNNNNNNNNNNNNNNNNNNNNNNNNNNNNNNNNNNNNNNNNNNNNNNNNNNNNNNNNNNNNNNNNNNNNNNNNNNNNNNNNNNNNNNNNNNNNNNNNNNNNNNNNNNNNNNNNNNNNNNNNNNNNNNNNNNNNNNNNNNNNNNNNNNNNNNNNNNNNNNNNNNNNNNNNNNNNNNNNNNNNNNNNNNNNNNNNNNNNNNNNNNNNNNNNNNNNNNNNNNNNNNNNNNNNNNNNNNNNNNNNNNNNNNNNNNNNNNNNNNNNNNNNNNNNNNNNNNNNNNNNNNNNNNNNNNNNNNNNNNNNNNNNNNNNNNNNNNNNNNNNNNNNNNNNNNNNNNNNNNNNNNNNNNNNNNNNNNNNNNNNNNNNNNNNNNNNNNNNNNNNNNNNNNNNNNNNNNNNNNNNNNNNNNNNNNCCTGGGGAATTCCATTCCTCCATTCCTGAATAGAGCCGTACATATCCGGCAGTCAGAGAGGTTTAGCCCCTGTGCCGTGTTCTGAGCGATATGAATTATCGAGCCAGGCTAAAGCAAATCCTACACACATACTATTTACAAAAGACAACTTTTACATTTTGCTTCTGAAGTTTCAGCTTAAGAGGCCCTTTCTCTTTGACGATCCACTGCGGCTGAGCCGTCCTCTTCCAGGATCTCAAATGGGCTCAGCCCTTCTTTTACCCGAGCTGTTCTAATCCTCAAGAGGGCAAATGGTGAAGCTTGGGGCCAGGTaattccagctccctgccccaaTTTAACAATCTGTCATTTGATCAAATGATTCATTTTCTCCACTTGGCCACTCGATGTAATTACCAATCAGTTCCCAATAGGGCACTCGCTGTACCACTCTAGCAACAAAGTGAGGTCCTCTGTCTGAGGACAACGCTGCCGGCACCCCAAACCTCGGAATGATTTCACGCAATAACGCTTTAGTTACCTCCCTTGCCTTATTAGTTCAGCATGGATACACCTCAGGTATCCCAAAAATGTATCTGATAAGACCAATAGGTACCTATACCCCCCTTTTCTTGGGAGTTTTGTGAAGTCGACCTGCCATTGTTGCCCAGGAAAATTTCCCTTTCCTAATAGGTCCCTCTTGTCCCCTGCTCCTGCTACTCAGATCGTGCAAATACTTGGTAGTGTCTGTCCCCCCCAGGATGTTTTACTATGTTTCCTTAGGACCAATTGCCATCAAATACTACCGGGCACAACAATGTGTCCAGCTGGGTATGCATCCATCCGTCAGCTTGCTCTCTTCCCTTCTAAACCATTAATTAGATTCCTATCCCCTCTAAAATACTTGACATATTCTGACTCGGGTTCAGAAATTTGAAGTTTACCGTCTGGAATTAAAGCCAGTTCAacagtttcttctccttcagctccCTGTTCTGCCTCCTGATATTTCCGGTTCCCTGTACAGTGTTACCTTTCTGATGTCCTTTGCAATGTATAATAGCCACACTTTTTTGTAGATTTACACcatgctgaatttgttttccttgtgtgtgAGCAATCCTTGCTCTTTCCAGGTGGCACTATAAGCATTGTAACACCCCAAATCCATATTTAGCATCTGTCCATATATTTAAGGCTCTTGTCAAGGCAGTTAATTCAGCCTTCTGAGCAGAAGTCCCCACAGGTAATGGTTTTGCTTCTATTACCTTGTCAGTAGTAGCATATCCTGCCTTACAGTTTCCTTGACtcacaaaactgcttctgtCCATGAACCCAGGAATCCTCAGCATCGTCCAGCGGTTCCTCCTGTAGGTCTGTCCAACTGGCATAGGCAGTCTCCAAGCAGTCGCACGCTGCTGGCTCGGAGNNNNNNNNNNNNNNNNNNNNNNNNNNNNNNNNNNNNNNNNNNNNNNNNNNNNNNNNNNNNNNNNNNNNNNNNNNNNNNNNNNNNNNNNNNNNNNNNNNNNNNNNNNNNNNNNNNNNNNNNNNNNNNNNNNNNNNNNNNNNNNNNNNNNNNNNNNNNNNNNNNNNNNNNNNNNNNNNNNNNNNNNNNNNNNNNNNNNNNNNNNNNNNNNNNNNNNNNNNNNNNNNNNNNNNNNNNNNNNNNNNNNNNNNNNNNNNNNNNNNNNNNNNNNNNNNNNNNNNNNNNNNNNNNNNNNNNNNNNNNNNNNNNNNNNNNNNNNNNNNNNNNNNNNNNNNNNNNNNNNNNNNNNNNNNNNNNNNNNNNNNNNNNNNNNNNNNNNNNNNNNNNNNNNNNNNNNNNNNNNNNNNNNNNNNNNNNNNNNNNNNNNNNNNNNNNNNNNNNNNNNNNNNNNNNNNNNNNNNNNNNNNNNNNNNNNNNNNNNNNNNNNNNNNNNNNNNNNNNNNNNNNNNNNNNNNNNNNNNNNNNNNNNNNNNNNNNNNNNNNNNNNNNNNNNNNNNNNNNNNNNNNNNNNNNNNNNNNNNNNNNNNNNNNNNNNNNNNNNNNNNNNNNNNNNNNNNNNNNNNNNNNNNNNNNNNNNNNNNNNNNNNNNNNNNNNNNNNNNNNNNNNNNNNNNNNNNNNNNNNNNNNNNNNNNNNNNNNNNNNNNNNNNNNNNNNNNNNNNNNNNNNNNNNNNNNNNNNNNNNNNNNNNNNNNNNNNNNNNNNNNNNNNNNNNNNNNNNNNNNNNNNNNNNNNNNNNNNNNNNNNNNNNNNNNNNNNNNNNNNNNNNNNNNNNNNNNNNNNNNNNNNNNNNNNNNNNNNNNNNNNNNNNNNNNNNNNNNNNNNNNNNNNNNNNNNNNNNNNNNNNNNNNNNNNNNNNNNNNNNNNNNNNNNNNNNNNNNNNNNNNNNNNNNNNNNNNNNNNNNNNNNNNNNNNNNNNNNNNNNNNNNNNNNNNNNNNNNNNNNNNNNNNNNNNNNNNNNNNNNNNNNNNNNNNNNNNNNNNNNNNNNNNNNNNNNNNNNNNNNNNNNNNNNNNNNNNNNNNNNNNNNNNNNNNNNNNNNNNNNNNNNNNNNNNNNNNNNNNNNNNNNNNNNNNNNNNNNNNNNNNNNNNNNNNNNNNNNNNNNNNNNNNNNNNNNNNNNNNNNNNNNNNNNNNNNNNNNNNNNNNNNNNNNNNNNNNNNNNNNNNNNNNNNNNNNNNNNNNNNNNNNNNNNNNNNNNNNNNNNNNNNNNNNNNNNNNNNNNNNNNNNNNNNNNNNNNNNNNNNNNNNNNNNNNNNNNNNNNNNNNNNNNNNNNNNNNNNNNNNNNNNNNNNNNNNNNNNNNNNNNNNNNNNNNNNNNNNNNNNNNNNNNNNNNNNNNNNNNNNNNNNNNNNNNNNNNNNNNNNNNNNNNNNNNNNNNNNNNNNNNNNNNNNNNNNNNNNNNNNNNNNNNNNNNNNNNNNNNNNNNNNNNNNNNNNNNNNNNNNNNNNNNNNNNNNNNNNNNNNNNNNNNNNNNNNNNNNNNNNNNNNNNNNNNNNNNNNNNNNNNNNNNNNNNNNNNNN is from Numida meleagris isolate 19003 breed g44 Domestic line unplaced genomic scaffold, NumMel1.0 unplaced_Scaffold652, whole genome shotgun sequence and encodes:
- the LOC110391941 gene encoding zinc finger protein 34-like; the protein is GSGEAVRRGQVARAVTAGWEGGALSQRLCAGDREAAETGVSVLCELLPWALAVPSKEPRVPSKETYECVASLAPLPAPKPMVISQLEGGEEPWIPAVHSPEVVAEDVCPGGGGITNRKEDLQKGGVAERHWGSVSVEEMRRDVRGGLEQGEHLKKALGNHSGKRVRNAQGCSTGKEQLEVLRRKEECQKKRQNRCDESGKSFKRYSSRVNHESIRPGERLCKCCDCAKSFRRSSDLIVHQRMHRGENCLKCPECGKGFKRSTHLITHQLVHTAERPYKCPECEKSFKRNTHLIRHQRIHTGERPYKCAECGKSFKSRSELISHQRVHTGERPYKCFECGKSFKSSIELTVHQRIHTGERPYKCPECKKGFKSRSELISHQRVHTGERPYKCPECGKSFK